The following are encoded together in the Citrobacter arsenatis genome:
- the rodZ gene encoding cytoskeleton protein RodZ: MNTEATHDKNEALSTGVRLRNAREQLGFSQQAVAERLCLKVSTVRDIEEDKAPADLASTFLRGYIRSYARLVHIPEEELLPGLEKQAPIRPAKVAPMQSFSLGKRRKKRDGWLMTFTWLVLFVVVGLTGAWWWQNHKAQQEEITTMADQSSAELNAGKEGAQSVPLDTSAAAGQETSPAPDDGAVADAAPAPDVAATPAPAADAQQNAVVAPSQANVDTAAAAPTAPATAAPLPTDQAGVTTPAADPNALVMNFTADCWLEVTDATGKKLFSGMQRKDGNLNLTGQAPYKLKIGAPAAVQIQFQGKPVDLSRFIRTNQVARLTVNAEQSPAQ, translated from the coding sequence ATGAATACTGAAGCCACGCACGACAAAAATGAAGCACTATCCACCGGCGTTCGTCTGCGCAATGCCCGTGAACAACTCGGATTCAGCCAGCAGGCAGTCGCGGAGCGACTTTGCCTGAAGGTCTCCACGGTACGCGATATTGAAGAAGATAAGGCGCCAGCCGATCTCGCTTCAACATTTCTGCGCGGGTATATCCGTTCTTATGCGCGTCTGGTGCATATTCCTGAAGAAGAACTGTTGCCAGGGCTGGAAAAACAGGCTCCGATTCGTCCTGCCAAAGTCGCACCGATGCAGAGTTTCTCGCTCGGTAAGCGTCGTAAGAAACGCGACGGCTGGTTAATGACCTTTACCTGGCTGGTACTGTTTGTTGTTGTCGGACTGACGGGGGCCTGGTGGTGGCAGAACCATAAAGCGCAGCAGGAAGAGATCACCACCATGGCCGATCAATCCTCCGCTGAGCTGAATGCCGGTAAAGAGGGTGCGCAGAGCGTACCGTTAGATACCAGTGCCGCAGCGGGCCAGGAGACTTCCCCGGCGCCAGATGATGGCGCGGTGGCAGACGCAGCGCCTGCGCCAGATGTTGCAGCGACCCCGGCACCAGCCGCGGATGCGCAACAAAATGCCGTTGTGGCGCCTTCGCAGGCTAACGTTGATACCGCAGCTGCTGCGCCTACAGCGCCGGCTACCGCAGCACCGCTACCGACGGATCAGGCTGGCGTGACGACACCAGCGGCCGATCCTAACGCGTTGGTGATGAACTTTACTGCCGATTGCTGGCTGGAAGTCACCGATGCCACCGGTAAAAAACTGTTCAGCGGGATGCAGCGTAAAGACGGCAATCTGAACCTGACCGGTCAGGCGCCGTACAAACTGAAAATTGGCGCACCGGCAGCAGTGCAGATTCAGTTCCAGGGTAAACCTGTCGATCTGAGTCGTTTTATCAGAACTAACCAGGTTGCGCGTCTGACCGTTAATGCCGAACAATCACCGGCTCAGTAA
- a CDS encoding bifunctional tRNA (adenosine(37)-C2)-methyltransferase TrmG/ribosomal RNA large subunit methyltransferase RlmN produces MSELVNTSEVVIPAVPNKNGKINLLDLNRQQMREFFKEMGEKPFRADQVMKWMYHYCSDNFDDMTDINKVLRNKLKEVAEIRAPEVVEEQRSSDGTIKWAIAVGDQRVETVYIPEDDRATLCVSSQVGCALECKFCSTAQQGFNRNLRVSEIIGQVWRAAKIVGAVKATGVRPITNVVMMGMGEPLLNLTNVVPAMEIMLDDFGFGLSKRRVTLSTSGVVPALDKLGDMIDVALAISLHAPNDEIRDEIVPINKKYNIETFLGAVRRYLEKSNANQGRVTIEYVMLDHINDGTEHAHQLAELLKDTPCKINLIPWNPFPGAPYGRSSNSRIDRFSKVLMSYGFTTIVRKTRGDDIDAACGQLAGDVIDRTKRTLRKRMQGDAIDIKTV; encoded by the coding sequence ATGTCTGAATTAGTTAACACCTCTGAAGTCGTCATTCCTGCGGTTCCAAATAAAAATGGAAAAATTAACCTGCTGGATCTGAACCGTCAGCAAATGCGCGAATTCTTCAAAGAGATGGGCGAAAAACCGTTTCGTGCCGATCAGGTCATGAAGTGGATGTACCACTATTGCAGCGATAACTTTGATGACATGACTGACATCAATAAGGTGCTGCGTAACAAGCTGAAAGAAGTGGCTGAAATTCGCGCCCCGGAAGTGGTGGAAGAGCAGCGTTCTTCTGACGGTACGATCAAATGGGCCATTGCAGTTGGCGATCAGCGCGTTGAAACGGTGTATATCCCGGAAGACGATCGCGCGACCCTGTGTGTTTCTTCACAGGTCGGTTGTGCATTAGAGTGTAAATTCTGCTCTACGGCGCAACAGGGCTTCAACCGTAACCTGCGGGTATCGGAGATCATTGGTCAGGTCTGGCGCGCGGCGAAAATCGTTGGTGCGGTAAAAGCAACGGGCGTGCGTCCTATCACCAACGTGGTGATGATGGGGATGGGCGAACCACTGCTCAACCTGACCAACGTGGTTCCGGCGATGGAAATCATGCTGGATGACTTCGGTTTCGGGCTGTCCAAGCGCCGCGTCACGCTCTCCACCTCAGGCGTTGTCCCTGCGCTGGATAAGCTGGGCGATATGATTGATGTTGCGCTAGCGATTTCTCTGCATGCGCCGAACGATGAAATTCGTGACGAAATTGTACCTATCAACAAAAAGTACAATATCGAAACGTTCCTTGGCGCGGTGCGTCGTTATCTGGAGAAGTCCAACGCCAATCAGGGTCGTGTGACCATTGAGTATGTAATGTTGGATCACATCAATGATGGTACTGAACACGCGCATCAGCTGGCAGAATTGCTGAAGGATACGCCGTGTAAGATCAACCTGATCCCGTGGAACCCGTTCCCTGGCGCGCCGTATGGTCGTAGTTCTAACAGCCGTATCGATCGTTTCTCTAAAGTGTTGATGAGCTATGGTTTCACCACCATCGTGCGTAAAACACGTGGTGATGACATCGATGCAGCCTGCGGCCAGCTGGCAGGTGACGTTATCGACCGTACCAAGCGTACTCTGCGTAAGCGTATGCAGGGTGATGCTATCGACATCAAGACCGTTTGA
- the ndk gene encoding nucleoside-diphosphate kinase, whose product MAIERTFSIIKPNAVAKNVIGSIFARFEAAGFKIVGTKMLHLTVEQARGFYAEHDGKPFFDGLVEFMTSGPIVVSVLESENAVQRHRDLLGATNPANALAGTLRADYADSFTENGTHGSDSVESAAREIAYFFGEGEVCPRTR is encoded by the coding sequence ATGGCTATTGAACGTACTTTTTCCATCATCAAACCAAACGCGGTGGCAAAAAACGTTATTGGCAGCATCTTTGCGCGCTTTGAAGCAGCAGGGTTCAAAATTGTCGGTACTAAAATGCTGCACCTGACCGTTGAGCAGGCGCGTGGTTTCTATGCTGAGCACGACGGCAAGCCGTTCTTTGACGGCCTGGTTGAATTCATGACCTCTGGTCCGATTGTTGTTTCCGTACTGGAAAGCGAAAATGCCGTACAGCGTCACCGCGATCTGCTGGGCGCAACCAACCCGGCAAATGCGCTGGCCGGTACCCTGCGTGCAGACTACGCTGACAGCTTCACCGAGAACGGTACCCACGGTTCTGATTCCGTTGAATCTGCCGCTCGCGAAATCGCCTATTTCTTTGGTGAGGGTGAGGTTTGCCCGCGCACTCGCTAA
- the pbpC gene encoding peptidoglycan glycosyltransferase PbpC (penicillin-binding protein 1C) gives MMCGLGKRGCWLWLAAVALVFVAVVWAADKIWPLPLHEVDPARVVVAHDGTPLWRFADADGIWRYPVTIDEVSPRYLEALINYEDRWFWKHPGVNPFSVLRAAWQDLSSGRVVSGGSTLTMQVARLLDPHPRTFGGKFRQLWRALQLEWHLSKRDILTLYLNRAPFGGTLQGVGAASWAYLGKSPAQLSYSDAALLAVLPQAPSRLRPDRWPDRAQAARNKVLERMATQGVWPAKQVQESREEPVWLAPRQMPQLAPLFSRMMLGKSRSDKIVTTLDAGLQRQLEELAQNWKGRLPARSSLAMIVVDHTDMSVRGWVGSVDMNDDSRFGHVDMVNAIRSPGSVLKPFIYGLALDDGLIHPASLLQDVPRRTGDYRPGNFDSGFHGPVSMSEALVRSLNLPAVQVLEAYGPKRFAASLRNVGLPLYLPAGAAPNLSLILGGAGARLEDMAAAYSVFARHGKAAKLRLQPTDPLLERPLMSAGAAWIIRRVMADEAQPLPDNALSRVVPLAWKTGTSYGYRDAWAIGVNARYVIGIWTGRPDGTPVVGQFGFASAVPLLNQVNNLLLSRGTNQPEDPRPESVSRGVVCWPGGQSLAPGDSNCRRRLATWLLDGSQPPTLLLPEQEGVNGIRFPVWLDDQGKRVAADCPQAREQTLIVWPLPLEPWLPESERRGARLPPVSTTCPPLGQDASQPLQLTGVRDGAIVKRLPGSAQASLPVQTSGGTGERWWFLNGERLSDRGRRLTLSLATKGDYQLLVMDDAGQVATVRFSLQ, from the coding sequence ATGATGTGCGGGTTGGGTAAACGCGGCTGCTGGCTCTGGCTGGCAGCCGTTGCACTGGTGTTTGTGGCGGTTGTTTGGGCGGCAGACAAAATTTGGCCGCTGCCGCTGCACGAAGTCGATCCCGCACGCGTCGTGGTGGCGCACGATGGAACGCCGCTATGGCGCTTCGCCGATGCGGACGGTATCTGGCGTTATCCGGTAACCATCGATGAGGTATCACCCCGCTACCTCGAGGCATTGATCAATTACGAAGACCGCTGGTTCTGGAAACATCCCGGCGTCAATCCGTTTTCAGTGCTGCGCGCGGCATGGCAGGACCTCTCCTCTGGGCGTGTAGTTTCTGGCGGCAGTACGCTGACCATGCAGGTGGCACGCTTACTCGACCCCCACCCACGCACCTTCGGCGGCAAGTTCCGCCAGCTCTGGCGGGCATTGCAGCTGGAATGGCATCTCTCCAAGCGCGACATCCTGACGCTGTATCTTAACCGTGCGCCGTTTGGCGGCACGCTGCAGGGCGTAGGGGCGGCAAGCTGGGCCTATCTTGGCAAATCACCCGCACAATTGAGCTACTCCGATGCCGCGCTGCTGGCGGTGCTGCCACAGGCGCCGAGCCGTCTGCGCCCGGACCGCTGGCCTGATCGCGCGCAAGCGGCGCGTAATAAAGTGCTCGAACGCATGGCAACACAGGGTGTTTGGCCCGCAAAACAGGTGCAGGAGTCACGCGAAGAGCCGGTCTGGCTGGCACCCAGACAAATGCCGCAGCTAGCGCCGTTATTCTCGCGCATGATGCTGGGAAAAAGCCGAAGCGATAAAATCGTGACCACCCTTGACGCCGGGTTGCAGCGCCAACTGGAAGAGCTGGCGCAAAACTGGAAGGGGCGCTTACCTGCGCGCAGTTCGCTGGCGATGATTGTGGTCGATCACACCGATATGAGCGTGCGTGGCTGGGTGGGATCGGTTGATATGAATGATGACTCACGCTTTGGTCATGTGGATATGGTTAATGCAATCCGTTCGCCGGGGTCGGTGCTGAAACCGTTTATCTACGGTCTGGCGCTGGATGACGGACTCATTCACCCGGCCTCGTTGTTGCAGGATGTCCCGCGGCGAACCGGGGACTATCGGCCAGGGAATTTTGACAGCGGTTTTCACGGTCCAGTAAGCATGAGCGAGGCGCTGGTTCGTTCGCTGAATTTACCCGCCGTGCAGGTACTTGAAGCCTATGGCCCGAAGCGTTTTGCCGCATCGTTACGTAATGTCGGCTTACCGTTATATCTGCCCGCAGGGGCTGCGCCGAATCTGTCGCTGATTTTAGGCGGCGCGGGGGCAAGGCTGGAAGACATGGCCGCCGCCTACAGCGTCTTTGCCCGCCACGGGAAGGCGGCTAAATTGCGTCTGCAGCCGACAGACCCGTTATTGGAACGACCACTGATGTCGGCAGGTGCGGCGTGGATTATTCGCCGCGTTATGGCTGATGAAGCGCAACCGCTACCGGATAACGCGCTGAGCAGAGTGGTTCCGTTGGCGTGGAAAACGGGCACCAGTTATGGTTATCGTGATGCGTGGGCGATTGGCGTTAACGCTCGTTATGTGATTGGTATCTGGACCGGCAGACCCGACGGAACGCCGGTGGTGGGTCAGTTTGGTTTTGCCAGCGCCGTACCGCTGCTTAATCAGGTCAATAATCTTCTGCTCTCTCGTGGGACAAATCAGCCGGAAGATCCGCGTCCTGAATCCGTTAGCCGCGGCGTGGTGTGCTGGCCGGGTGGGCAATCTCTTGCGCCCGGGGACAGCAATTGTCGACGCCGTCTGGCAACCTGGCTACTGGATGGCAGCCAGCCGCCAACGCTGTTATTACCCGAGCAGGAAGGAGTTAACGGTATTCGTTTCCCCGTCTGGCTGGACGATCAAGGTAAGCGTGTGGCGGCGGATTGTCCTCAGGCACGCGAACAAACCTTAATCGTCTGGCCTTTGCCACTGGAGCCATGGCTGCCGGAGTCAGAGCGGCGTGGGGCGAGATTACCACCGGTTTCTACCACGTGTCCGCCGTTGGGACAGGACGCTTCGCAGCCGTTGCAGTTGACAGGGGTGCGTGATGGCGCGATTGTGAAGCGTTTACCGGGGTCAGCACAGGCTTCATTGCCGGTGCAAACCAGTGGCGGGACAGGCGAACGTTGGTGGTTTCTTAACGGTGAACGGCTGAGTGACCGTGGACGTCGTCTTACGCTAAGTCTTGCGACCAAAGGGGATTACCAACTGCTGGTGATGGATGACGCCGGACAGGTGGCGACGGTGAGATTTTCGTTGCAGTAG